In Dolichospermum flos-aquae CCAP 1403/13F, the following proteins share a genomic window:
- a CDS encoding ribulose bisphosphate carboxylase small subunit produces MVVRSTAAPPTPWSRSLAEPNIHETAFVHSSCNLIGDVNIGANVIVAPGTSIRADEGTPFCVSENTNIQDGVVIHGLEQGRVIGDDGKEYSVWVGKSASITHMALIHGPAYVGDSCFIGFRSTVFNARVGAGCIVMMHALIQDVEIPPGKYVASGSVITTQQQADRLPDVQVQDQEFAHHVVGINQALRAGYHCAADSKCIAPIRDELNLSVAKSYISIEVEELERSSDVASYSLGAETVDQLRYLLEQGFKIGTEHVDQRRFRTGSWQSCQAIATRSLGEAVSAVESCLRDHSGEYVRLFGIDNNRRRVLETIVQRPEGVVAGTSSFKAPAAASAGSYNGNGNGTAVGSAKLSAETVDQIRQLLAGGFKIGTEHVDERRFRTGSWDTCQPIESNSTQAVVSALEECIETHQGEYVRLIGIDTKAKRRVLEAIIQRPNGQVVSSGSTKSFTSTSSGTATATATATSTRLSSEIVGQLRQLLSSGAKIAIEHVDQRRFRTGTWTVAGQIQATSEREAIAALEGYVSEYPGEYVRLVGTDPKAKRRVLEAIIQRP; encoded by the coding sequence ATGGTAGTCCGCAGCACGGCGGCACCCCCAACCCCGTGGTCAAGGAGTTTAGCAGAACCAAACATTCATGAAACTGCATTTGTCCACTCTTCTTGTAACCTCATTGGTGATGTCAATATAGGTGCAAATGTAATTGTTGCTCCGGGGACTTCGATTAGAGCCGATGAAGGGACACCTTTTTGTGTTAGTGAAAATACTAATATTCAAGATGGTGTCGTTATTCATGGGTTGGAGCAAGGCCGAGTCATTGGTGATGATGGCAAGGAATACTCAGTATGGGTTGGGAAAAGTGCCTCCATTACCCACATGGCACTGATTCATGGACCTGCTTACGTTGGCGATAGTTGTTTTATTGGCTTTCGTTCTACGGTATTTAATGCCAGGGTGGGTGCAGGCTGCATTGTGATGATGCACGCCTTAATTCAGGATGTGGAAATTCCACCGGGTAAATACGTAGCTTCTGGATCAGTAATTACTACCCAGCAGCAAGCGGATAGATTGCCAGATGTCCAAGTGCAGGATCAAGAATTTGCTCACCATGTAGTCGGGATTAATCAAGCTTTGCGGGCTGGTTATCACTGTGCTGCGGATAGCAAGTGTATTGCGCCCATTCGGGATGAACTTAATCTTTCCGTAGCTAAATCTTATATAAGCATTGAAGTCGAAGAGTTAGAAAGGAGCAGTGACGTGGCGAGCTATAGCTTAGGTGCAGAAACAGTAGATCAATTACGTTATCTACTAGAACAAGGATTTAAAATTGGGACAGAACACGTAGACCAAAGACGTTTTCGGACAGGTTCTTGGCAAAGTTGTCAAGCCATTGCAACTCGGTCTTTAGGTGAAGCTGTTTCTGCTGTAGAGTCTTGTTTAAGAGACCACAGCGGCGAATATGTGCGTCTATTTGGGATTGACAACAACAGAAGACGGGTATTAGAAACTATTGTTCAACGTCCTGAAGGTGTTGTTGCTGGTACATCTAGCTTTAAAGCCCCTGCTGCTGCATCTGCTGGCAGTTACAATGGTAATGGCAACGGTACTGCTGTTGGTAGTGCCAAACTGAGTGCGGAAACTGTAGATCAAATCCGGCAACTTTTGGCTGGTGGTTTCAAAATTGGGACAGAACACGTAGATGAGCGCCGTTTCCGTACAGGTTCTTGGGATACCTGTCAACCAATTGAATCTAATTCGACTCAAGCAGTTGTGTCTGCTTTGGAAGAGTGCATTGAAACTCATCAAGGCGAGTATGTACGTTTAATTGGGATTGACACCAAGGCTAAACGTCGCGTATTGGAAGCAATTATCCAAAGACCAAACGGACAAGTAGTATCTTCTGGTAGCACCAAATCATTTACCAGTACAAGTTCTGGAACTGCAACTGCAACGGCGACAGCTACCAGCACCCGTTTAAGTAGTGAAATAGTCGGTCAATTGCGCCAACTGTTGTCCAGTGGGGCAAAAATTGCAATTGAACACGTAGATCAACGCCGCTTCCGCACAGGTACTTGGACAGTTGCGGGTCAAATTCAGGCTACATCTGAAAGAGAAGCGATCGCTGCTTTAGAAGGATATGTTTCTGAATATCCAGGCGAATATGTGCGTTTAGTTGGTACTGACCCCAAAGCCAAACGTCGCGTATTAGAAGCAATTATCCAACGTCCATAA
- a CDS encoding transferase, translated as MSVSLLRLGDRFDAHIHGNVIIHPSAVIAPGVVLQAATNSKIVIGAGVCLGMGSILQVSEGILEIEAGANLGAGFLMVGEGKIGANACIGAATTVFNCSVAPGQVIPSGSILGDNSRQIVEPSAVQLEPTNPPPDKPEESAEKLESPHSQPEKQEKVFSSTQLSVAAFLEFKHQSTPVSPPSPTPKSQSPPESETAVVGDATSVETTLPESTETTTEDIEPSESDLETHNIFGTQIYGQGSINRLLSTLFPHRQSLGNENSNNSSG; from the coding sequence ATGTCTGTATCGCTGCTACGCCTGGGCGATAGATTTGATGCTCATATTCATGGTAACGTGATTATTCATCCCAGTGCAGTCATAGCTCCTGGGGTAGTTTTGCAAGCAGCTACTAATAGTAAAATTGTGATTGGTGCTGGTGTATGCCTGGGTATGGGGTCAATTCTCCAAGTAAGTGAGGGTATTCTAGAAATAGAAGCAGGAGCAAACCTGGGAGCCGGTTTCTTGATGGTTGGTGAAGGCAAAATTGGGGCTAATGCTTGTATTGGTGCAGCGACAACGGTTTTTAACTGTTCCGTAGCACCAGGTCAAGTTATTCCCTCTGGTTCAATTTTGGGAGATAATAGTCGGCAGATTGTTGAACCTTCAGCGGTACAACTAGAACCCACCAATCCTCCCCCAGACAAACCAGAGGAATCCGCCGAAAAACTTGAATCTCCTCATTCTCAACCAGAGAAACAGGAAAAAGTATTTTCCTCAACTCAACTATCGGTTGCGGCTTTTCTGGAGTTTAAACACCAATCTACGCCTGTATCTCCACCTTCACCTACACCGAAAAGCCAGTCTCCACCAGAGTCAGAAACGGCTGTGGTGGGTGATGCTACGTCGGTTGAAACTACGCTCCCAGAGTCTACAGAAACTACCACTGAGGACATAGAACCCAGCGAGTCTGATCTGGAAACTCACAATATTTTTGGCACGCAAATTTATGGACAAGGTAGCATAAATAGGCTGCTGAGTACATTATTTCCCCATAGACAATCTTTGGGCAACGAAAACTCTAACAATTCTTCAGGTTAA
- a CDS encoding EutN/CcmL family microcompartment protein, producing MQIARVRGTVTSTQKDPSLRGVKLLMLQLIDENGNLLPVYEVAADNSVGAGVDEWVLVSRGSAARQLSGNEQRPLDAAVVAIIDTIYVEDRVIYSKKDQL from the coding sequence ATGCAAATTGCCAGAGTTCGTGGCACAGTAACTAGCACCCAAAAAGATCCCAGTCTGCGGGGTGTGAAGCTACTAATGTTGCAATTAATAGATGAAAATGGCAATCTCCTGCCAGTATACGAGGTAGCAGCCGATAACAGTGTAGGGGCAGGAGTGGATGAGTGGGTACTTGTCAGTCGTGGCAGTGCTGCTCGTCAATTATCAGGTAATGAACAACGACCGTTAGACGCAGCAGTAGTGGCAATTATAGACACCATTTACGTTGAAGATCGTGTAATTTACAGCAAAAAAGACCAGTTATAG